A region of Candidatus Omnitrophota bacterium DNA encodes the following proteins:
- a CDS encoding tetratricopeptide repeat protein has product SSALLGAAETYEFAHKYKRALRGYSKVVKKFPLTPAAYDAGLRVDAIQNGNDCGGEALKLFTLNYRYWRAKKFNESIAVCRKIVSEYPDSYLAASAQYYKGFMLQFDLEDYENAIIEYQKVLKNYPASGRASFALYRIGECYKNQGKFIMTNEINMRVLREYPGSLPTRWIK; this is encoded by the coding sequence AATCCTCGGCGCTCCTCGGAGCGGCCGAAACGTATGAATTCGCTCACAAGTACAAAAGGGCGCTGCGCGGATATAGCAAAGTCGTAAAAAAATTTCCCTTAACTCCGGCGGCCTATGACGCGGGTTTAAGAGTGGACGCGATTCAGAACGGAAACGATTGCGGCGGTGAGGCGCTAAAACTATTCACACTGAACTATCGGTACTGGAGAGCAAAGAAGTTTAACGAATCCATCGCTGTCTGCCGTAAGATTGTTTCTGAATATCCCGATTCCTATCTTGCCGCTTCGGCGCAGTATTATAAGGGGTTCATGTTGCAGTTTGATTTGGAAGATTATGAAAATGCGATTATTGAATATCAGAAAGTGCTTAAAAACTATCCGGCAAGCGGGAGAGCTTCTTTTGCTTTATACAGGATAGGGGAGTGCTACAAGAATCAAGGAAAATTTATTATGACGAATGAGATCAACATGCGGGTTTTAAGGGAATACCCCGGCAGTCTGCCCACACGATGGATAAAATGA